The window TTAGGACCCTTGAGGTTTACGTCAACTAAAGAACAGCTAAGTCCGATTCTTGGTTTTGAAGGTTATGAGAAAATTATCGAAGAATTAAAGTCAAAATCTTTAGAAATTCCAAAAATATTTGCAATTGGCGGAGTTGTTTTGAATGACATCGAATTATTACAGCAAATCGGAATTTATGGAGCTGCAGTTTCAGGGCAGATTACTAATCAACCTTCTATTATCAACGAATTTAAAATAGCAATGCAATGAACAATCAACCATTAATAATAGCAGACAGAACTTTCGAATCACGATTGTTTTTAGGAACCGGAAAATTCGGTAATCTTTTAGAAATGACCGATTCCATCATCGCTTCAGGAAGTGAACTGGTGACAATGGCTTTAAAAAGAATCGATTCTCAATCCTCAGAAGATGATTTGTTGAATGCTTTAAAACCAATAAAATCTAACCTTTTGCCAAATACTTCAGGAGCAAGAACCGCTAAAGAAGCAGTTTTGGCGGCGCAATTGGCAAGAGAAGCCTTGGAAACCAATTGGGTAAAACTGGAAATTCATCCCGATCCAAAATATTTGTTACCCGATCCGATTGAAACCTTGTATGCAACGGAAGAATTGGCAAAATTAGGATTTATTGTAATGCCTTACATCCATGCAGATCCAGTTTTGTGCAAACGTCTCGAAGATGTAGGAACAGCTGTTGTAATGCCTTTGGGTGCGCCGATTGGGACAAATAAAGGTTTAAGAACTTTAGATTTTTTAGAAATAATTATTGCCCAAAGCAATGTTCCCGTAGTTGTTGATGCCGGAATTGGCGCACCTTCT is drawn from Chryseobacterium muglaense and contains these coding sequences:
- a CDS encoding thiazole synthase → MNNQPLIIADRTFESRLFLGTGKFGNLLEMTDSIIASGSELVTMALKRIDSQSSEDDLLNALKPIKSNLLPNTSGARTAKEAVLAAQLAREALETNWVKLEIHPDPKYLLPDPIETLYATEELAKLGFIVMPYIHADPVLCKRLEDVGTAVVMPLGAPIGTNKGLRTLDFLEIIIAQSNVPVVVDAGIGAPSDAAKAMEMGADAVLVNTAIAVARDPINMALAFKEGVIAGRRAFESGLGAIGNHAEASSPLTSFLFD